Proteins found in one Vallitalea guaymasensis genomic segment:
- a CDS encoding acyltransferase codes for MKKFLLNFGLLRIICALSVLGIHITARYMNHEFTYIINQFFRYCVPIFIIMSGYFLHYTDTKDKINSTLLNFYIQHLKKIIIPYVIWLAIYVIYNNRHHLSTLLTLDYMNIILTGYNHLYFLVIIIQLYIIYPLLKRLFDYRKGIPTLIVSGIISLYFQGGTFLYKLGISILPYNLIKYNYILLPTWLFYFVFGIYFASHKSKLLNIKSSYILFGWLVSFAILITDSKLTNTYMYSVKPTVMLYSMTSFYLLYGCFSKLELESKSKRIHLLSNLSFDFYLSHMLIISLVTSYTKIIGFTSLYNGFLGMVLLFIVTAIATYYFCQLMAIIRTFLNRNKTKKIRLSNPIDEDRLKVS; via the coding sequence ATGAAAAAATTCTTATTGAATTTTGGTTTATTACGAATTATTTGCGCATTATCTGTACTAGGAATCCACATAACTGCTCGCTATATGAATCATGAATTTACTTATATCATTAATCAATTTTTTAGATATTGTGTACCTATTTTTATTATTATGTCAGGTTACTTTCTACACTATACAGATACTAAGGACAAGATTAATTCTACTCTTCTTAATTTTTATATACAACATTTAAAAAAGATTATTATTCCTTATGTAATATGGCTTGCAATCTATGTTATTTATAATAATCGTCATCATTTAAGTACCTTACTGACTCTTGACTATATGAATATTATTCTAACTGGATATAATCACTTATATTTTCTAGTAATCATTATACAGCTATATATTATCTATCCACTCCTTAAGAGATTGTTTGATTATAGAAAAGGTATACCTACATTAATCGTATCAGGTATAATATCCCTATACTTTCAAGGAGGTACTTTTCTCTATAAATTAGGTATTAGTATATTACCTTATAATTTAATTAAGTATAATTATATTTTACTGCCTACCTGGCTGTTTTATTTTGTATTTGGTATATATTTCGCATCTCATAAATCCAAATTGCTAAACATTAAAAGCTCTTATATACTATTTGGTTGGTTAGTAAGCTTTGCCATTCTTATTACAGATAGTAAATTAACAAATACCTATATGTATTCTGTTAAGCCAACTGTTATGTTATATAGTATGACAAGTTTCTATCTTCTCTATGGATGTTTTAGTAAATTAGAATTAGAAAGTAAATCTAAACGAATACATCTTTTAAGTAACCTATCATTCGACTTCTATCTCAGTCACATGTTAATTATATCGTTAGTTACATCTTATACAAAAATCATCGGCTTTACATCATTATACAACGGCTTTTTAGGTATGGTTTTACTTTTCATTGTTACAGCCATAGCAACTTACTACTTCTGTCAATTAATGGCTATTATTCGAACCTTCCTTAACAGAAATAAAACCAAGAAAATTAGGCTATCTAATCCTATTGATGAAGATCGTTTGAAAGTTTCTTAA
- the splB gene encoding spore photoproduct lyase gives MPKRVLIEKDALNYPLGEKLYKEFQDKDIELIMLETTRTKGIPGTTKEEKYSHGKNTLVVGVKKSLTFQTCKPSAHYQLPLVTGCMGQCEYCYLNTQLGDKPYTRIYVNLDEILDRAKKYMNERNGEVTIFEGAATSDPLPVEPYTHALNKTIEFFAKEELGRFRFVTKFTNVEDIVGAKHNGHTTVRFSINTDKVINSYEHRTPSMRNRIEAAYKVLNADYPIGFIIAPVFVYDGWKEEYKMLIRDLNNKLDVDKHKNISFEIISHRYTTKAKNIINEIFPETSLPMTDEERTFKYGQFGYGKYVYNKDQLSEMKDFFKEQLGTYFSDSEIKYII, from the coding sequence ATGCCAAAGAGAGTTTTAATAGAGAAGGATGCTTTGAATTATCCTTTGGGAGAAAAGCTATATAAGGAATTTCAGGATAAGGATATTGAGCTTATTATGTTGGAAACTACTAGAACCAAAGGGATACCAGGTACAACCAAGGAAGAAAAATATAGTCATGGGAAAAATACTCTTGTAGTTGGAGTAAAGAAGAGTCTGACCTTTCAGACATGTAAACCTTCTGCCCATTATCAATTACCCCTTGTAACAGGTTGTATGGGACAGTGTGAGTATTGTTATCTTAATACTCAATTAGGTGATAAACCATATACAAGAATATATGTAAACCTAGATGAAATATTAGACAGGGCCAAGAAATATATGAATGAAAGAAATGGAGAAGTTACAATTTTTGAAGGTGCAGCAACATCGGACCCTCTACCAGTAGAGCCTTATACACATGCCCTTAATAAAACCATAGAATTCTTTGCAAAAGAAGAACTGGGAAGATTCCGTTTTGTTACAAAATTCACTAATGTAGAAGATATAGTAGGTGCCAAGCATAATGGACATACAACTGTCAGGTTCAGTATCAATACCGATAAAGTCATCAACAGTTATGAACATAGAACTCCTAGCATGAGAAACAGAATTGAAGCAGCTTACAAGGTATTGAATGCAGACTATCCTATTGGCTTCATAATCGCACCGGTATTTGTATATGATGGGTGGAAAGAAGAGTATAAAATGTTGATAAGAGATTTAAATAATAAGTTAGATGTGGATAAACATAAAAATATCAGCTTTGAGATAATATCCCATAGGTATACAACTAAAGCAAAAAATATAATTAACGAGATATTTCCAGAGACTTCATTACCAATGACCGATGAGGAAAGAACATTCAAATATGGTCAATTCGGTTACGGTAAATATGTTTATAATAAAGACCAGTTATCAGAGATGAAAGATTTTTTTAAGGAACAGTTAGGAACATATTTTTCGGATAGTGAGATTAAATATATAATTTAA
- a CDS encoding SNF2 helicase associated domain-containing protein — translation MIQFSLDDIRRLCNDKTFMKGVKYYNKGHVEDINFYTDFFDIKVKGTDLYNVLLEFDHNNGKLNYMECNCKAFQKYYGACKHIIAALLTILYRQDEFNKNYINNSYDNVIENFSKAMIGRTSKAIKKTPVNIEITFFPISIYNNYYSSSYNLRIGDKRLYTLKNFNELYKKYKTGGSITYGKEFVFDTNNHYFNDCDDKFINTIGDYYETEKFINKDAGYRSSFTGYKNNIALPETYIKKTLSILENRNFNINYNDIIYRNCKILTDIDMKFDVKKSSNSIVITIKNNQNFFRLTTDCKYVFYDNNVYKLSPEKQQLFHVIDKTFNNKTKSIELSINYKHKFVSTILPVLKELGTVHMDSEISDKLYSGDFSCEIYLDKYFDTVKGTINFNYGDYKIGIIPEQKPDIPKDIILVQDIKKEAIILSLLKEASCVKSEEDDFFTIEDESNLYDFIYYYLPKLQQLATIYYSENFKNIHIKEEYDMQGGIRLSEESNMLEISFSIEGIEQDELVSIMKSLKEKKRYYKLKNGGFLPLENQEAINLSTVINGLNLSSKDFKNEIIKVPKYRAFYLDTLLKEKNISIFNRNEGFNKLVKNITEPVDMEFTPPSTLEKILRDYQKFGFMWLKSLAYYGFGGILADDMGLGKTIQSIALIKSTESQNPSLVVAPTSLVYNWADEIKKFAPDLNVLILTGNRKDRQEYFKEINDNDVIITSYGLLKRDIEDYTNYLFEYCFIDEAQHIKNPNSLNAKAVKLIPSKVRFALTGTPIENSLMELWSIFDFILPGYLLSNRKFTSNYERPIIKNSDEEALNQLNNQIKPFILRRLKTDVLTELPPKIETKMSTDLTENQKKIYLAYLQKTKKEIAQEITDKGFNKSKMKILAALTRLRQICCHPSTFIEDYKGDSGKLQLLLELVTDAVDSGHRILLFSSFTSMLGIIKDSLDNNEISNYYLDGSTKSEERRDMVNDFNDGDTSVFLISLKAGGTGLNLTGADMVIHYDPWWNPAVEDQATDRAYRIGQDKSVQVFKLITAGTIEERIYQLQQKKKSMIDSIIKPGETMLTKLSEDEIKSLFDL, via the coding sequence ATGATTCAATTTTCTCTTGATGATATACGTAGATTATGTAATGATAAGACTTTCATGAAGGGTGTAAAATATTACAATAAAGGTCATGTAGAGGATATAAACTTTTATACTGATTTCTTTGACATAAAAGTCAAGGGAACCGACTTATATAATGTTCTGCTGGAATTCGACCATAATAACGGTAAGCTCAATTATATGGAATGTAATTGTAAAGCATTCCAAAAATATTATGGTGCCTGTAAACATATAATAGCTGCTTTATTGACTATTTTATACAGACAGGATGAATTCAATAAGAATTATATAAATAATTCCTATGACAATGTAATTGAAAATTTCTCGAAAGCTATGATAGGCAGGACAAGCAAGGCTATTAAAAAAACTCCTGTCAATATTGAAATCACCTTTTTTCCAATAAGCATCTATAATAACTATTATTCATCATCTTATAATCTGAGAATTGGAGATAAAAGACTATATACCCTCAAGAATTTCAATGAACTATACAAAAAATATAAGACTGGTGGAAGTATCACATATGGAAAAGAATTTGTTTTCGACACTAATAATCATTACTTCAACGATTGTGATGACAAATTCATAAACACCATAGGTGACTATTATGAAACTGAGAAATTCATCAATAAAGATGCAGGCTATAGAAGCAGTTTTACTGGCTATAAAAATAATATAGCCCTGCCTGAAACCTACATCAAAAAAACCCTATCCATATTGGAAAATAGAAATTTTAACATTAATTATAATGATATCATATATAGAAATTGCAAAATACTAACTGATATAGATATGAAATTTGACGTAAAAAAATCTTCTAATAGTATCGTCATCACTATAAAAAATAATCAGAACTTTTTTAGATTAACCACGGATTGCAAATATGTTTTCTATGACAATAATGTTTATAAGTTATCACCAGAAAAACAGCAACTATTTCATGTTATTGACAAAACCTTTAATAATAAAACCAAATCAATAGAGCTGAGTATCAATTATAAACACAAATTCGTATCAACCATATTACCGGTCCTAAAAGAACTTGGAACAGTTCATATGGACTCAGAAATATCAGATAAACTATACTCCGGAGACTTTTCCTGTGAAATCTATCTGGACAAATATTTTGATACTGTAAAAGGTACTATCAACTTTAATTATGGTGATTACAAGATAGGTATTATACCTGAACAAAAACCAGATATACCAAAAGATATAATATTAGTCCAAGATATCAAAAAGGAAGCAATCATATTATCACTTTTGAAGGAAGCTTCCTGTGTGAAATCAGAAGAAGATGATTTTTTTACTATAGAAGATGAAAGTAACTTATATGATTTCATCTATTACTATTTGCCCAAATTACAGCAACTGGCTACAATATACTACTCTGAGAATTTTAAAAATATTCATATCAAAGAAGAATACGACATGCAAGGTGGAATTAGATTAAGTGAAGAATCTAACATGCTTGAAATATCTTTCAGCATTGAGGGCATAGAACAAGATGAACTTGTTTCCATAATGAAATCACTAAAAGAAAAGAAACGATACTACAAATTAAAAAATGGAGGTTTCCTGCCTCTAGAAAACCAAGAAGCAATAAATCTATCTACAGTTATTAATGGACTCAATCTATCTTCTAAAGATTTTAAAAATGAAATAATCAAGGTACCTAAATATAGAGCTTTCTATCTTGATACTCTGTTGAAAGAAAAAAACATCAGCATTTTCAATCGTAATGAAGGTTTTAATAAGCTGGTAAAAAATATAACGGAACCAGTAGATATGGAATTCACTCCACCTAGCACCCTGGAAAAAATACTTAGGGATTACCAAAAGTTTGGATTCATGTGGCTGAAATCCTTAGCCTACTATGGTTTTGGAGGAATCCTTGCTGATGATATGGGACTTGGTAAAACTATACAATCAATCGCACTAATAAAATCAACTGAAAGCCAGAATCCTTCATTAGTTGTAGCCCCTACATCTCTAGTATATAACTGGGCAGATGAAATAAAGAAATTCGCACCAGACTTGAATGTTCTGATACTAACTGGAAACAGAAAAGATAGACAAGAATATTTCAAAGAAATCAATGATAATGACGTTATAATAACCTCCTACGGGTTATTAAAAAGAGATATAGAAGATTACACTAATTATTTATTCGAGTACTGTTTTATTGATGAAGCACAACATATAAAGAATCCTAACTCATTGAATGCGAAAGCTGTAAAATTGATACCTTCAAAAGTTAGGTTTGCCCTGACAGGTACACCTATAGAAAATTCTTTAATGGAATTATGGTCAATCTTTGATTTTATATTACCAGGTTATCTATTGAGCAACAGGAAATTCACATCCAATTATGAACGACCAATTATTAAGAACAGTGATGAAGAAGCTCTAAATCAATTAAACAATCAGATAAAACCATTTATCCTTAGGAGACTAAAAACAGATGTATTGACTGAACTCCCCCCTAAAATAGAAACGAAAATGTCTACAGATTTAACTGAAAACCAGAAAAAAATATATCTAGCATATTTACAAAAAACTAAAAAAGAAATAGCCCAAGAAATTACTGACAAAGGTTTTAATAAAAGCAAAATGAAGATATTAGCAGCTCTCACAAGGCTAAGACAAATATGCTGCCACCCTTCTACATTCATAGAAGATTATAAGGGTGATAGCGGTAAATTGCAATTATTACTAGAGTTAGTGACCGATGCCGTAGATAGCGGACATAGAATACTATTATTCTCTAGTTTTACAAGTATGCTTGGTATAATAAAAGATTCATTGGATAATAATGAAATCTCTAATTACTACTTAGATGGCTCAACCAAATCCGAAGAACGTAGAGACATGGTGAATGATTTCAATGATGGGGATACCAGCGTTTTCCTTATATCTTTAAAAGCTGGTGGAACAGGACTTAACCTGACCGGAGCTGATATGGTTATTCATTATGACCCTTGGTGGAATCCAGCTGTAGAGGATCAAGCAACTGATAGAGCATATAGGATAGGACAGGATAAATCTGTCCAAGTCTTCAAATTGATAACCGCTGGAACAATAGAGGAACGTATATATCAGTTACAGCAAAAGAAAAAATCAATGATTGATTCTATTATAAAACCAGGTGAGACAATGTTGACTAAGTTAAGTGAAGATGAGATAAAATCATTATTTGACTTATGA
- the uvsE gene encoding UV DNA damage repair endonuclease UvsE: protein MKCRLGYVSLALDLEKVTSSSVVTYRHYKSLTSEQKINKLKKVTLSNLQDLEKILNYNAENDIHFYRLTSNLVPLATHPDVVDWDYRKFFSIDFEYIGKLIKKYDMRVDLHADQFNVINSTNKDIVEKTITNLYFLAMILEDIGLSNGKIIIHVGSSMGGKKESINRFKTNFKHFPKIVTNKIIIENDDKIFNIIDVLKLCNELKVPMVLDAHHYRCNNEGENLYEYIGDIFDTWNNDVWLPKIHYSSGRDSELDRKHSDYIFAKEFIDFVEQVRNVQNRDFDIMLESKKKEIALFKLMEDIKELKKDWSYIDKTTFEL, encoded by the coding sequence ATGAAGTGTAGATTAGGATATGTTTCTCTGGCGCTGGATTTAGAAAAGGTTACATCATCGAGTGTTGTTACTTATAGACATTATAAAAGCCTTACTTCAGAGCAGAAAATCAATAAATTAAAAAAGGTTACTTTATCTAATTTACAGGATCTTGAGAAAATATTAAATTACAACGCAGAAAATGATATTCATTTTTATCGTTTAACATCTAATTTAGTACCCTTGGCTACACATCCTGATGTCGTTGATTGGGATTATAGAAAATTCTTCAGTATAGATTTTGAATATATCGGTAAGTTAATAAAGAAATATGATATGAGGGTTGATCTACATGCAGATCAATTCAATGTAATTAACAGTACCAATAAAGATATAGTGGAAAAGACAATAACAAATCTATATTTTCTAGCAATGATACTGGAGGATATTGGTTTATCCAATGGAAAAATAATTATACATGTAGGTAGTTCTATGGGAGGTAAAAAAGAGTCTATCAATAGGTTCAAAACTAATTTTAAACATTTTCCAAAGATAGTTACTAATAAGATAATTATTGAAAACGATGATAAGATTTTTAATATCATTGATGTTCTTAAGCTATGTAATGAATTGAAAGTACCTATGGTTTTGGATGCTCATCATTATCGCTGTAATAATGAAGGAGAAAATCTTTATGAATATATAGGAGATATCTTTGATACTTGGAATAATGATGTATGGCTCCCTAAGATTCATTATTCTAGCGGCAGGGATAGTGAACTGGACAGAAAACATTCTGATTATATTTTTGCTAAGGAGTTCATAGATTTTGTGGAGCAAGTAAGAAATGTACAAAATAGGGATTTTGATATAATGCTGGAATCCAAGAAGAAAGAAATTGCTTTGTTTAAGTTAATGGAAGACATAAAAGAATTGAAGAAGGACTGGAGTTATATAGATAAAACAACATTTGAATTGTAG